The following are from one region of the Melaminivora suipulveris genome:
- the ccoO gene encoding cytochrome-c oxidase, cbb3-type subunit II, which produces MSNANKSTGFTHEKVETSNFLMIVLILVVVAIGGLVEIVPLFFQKSTTEAVQGLKPYTALQLAGRDIYVREGCNNCHSQMIRPFRAETLRYGHYSVAGEFVYDHPHLWGSKRTGPDLHRVGGKYSDEWHRIHLNNPRDVVPESNMPAYPWLEKNQVDAAAMPRHMKALRTVGVPYSDDEIGKASEDVKGKTEMDALVAYLQVLGRALR; this is translated from the coding sequence ATGTCCAACGCGAATAAAAGCACTGGTTTCACGCACGAGAAGGTCGAGACCAGCAACTTCCTGATGATCGTGCTGATCCTCGTCGTGGTCGCCATCGGCGGCCTGGTGGAGATCGTGCCGCTGTTCTTCCAGAAGTCCACCACCGAAGCTGTGCAGGGCCTCAAGCCCTACACCGCGCTGCAACTGGCCGGGCGCGACATCTACGTGCGCGAGGGTTGCAACAACTGCCACTCGCAGATGATTCGCCCCTTCCGCGCCGAGACGTTGCGCTATGGCCACTACTCGGTGGCCGGCGAGTTCGTCTACGACCATCCGCATCTGTGGGGTTCCAAGCGCACCGGCCCGGACCTGCACCGCGTGGGCGGCAAGTACAGCGACGAGTGGCACCGCATCCACCTGAACAACCCGCGCGACGTGGTGCCCGAGTCCAACATGCCGGCCTACCCCTGGCTGGAAAAGAACCAGGTCGATGCCGCCGCCATGCCACGCCACATGAAGGCGCTGCGCACCGTGGGCGTGCCCTACAGCGACGATGAGATCGGCAAGGCGAGCGAGGACGTCAAGGGCAAGACCGAGATGGACGCGCTGGTCGCCTATCTGCAGGTGCTGGGCCGCGCGCTGCGCTGA
- a CDS encoding heavy metal translocating P-type ATPase yields MSFSASEPSRAFGAGAVADAPVPVSASALLDDPQEWSSFGRQQAAPADAPPEEATWESHVVLSGMHCAACALTIEEALRRVPGVREADVSAATCRARVVWDAQQVRPSGWVAAVQRAGYRALPAMDAFAREHRQREHRRALWRWLVAGFCMMQVMMYAWPAYRAMPGDLTLEMEQLLRWASWVISLPVVLFACGPFFSSALRDIRQRRVSMDLPVAAGMLITFVVSMLGTFDPTGPFGREVYYDSLTMFVFFLLTGRWLELRLRDRTAGALEAVMNRLPDSVERQRADGSFERVATRRLKVGDVVRVLPGEAFPADGCIVAGSTQADEALLTGESTPVAKPQGASVTAGSYNLRAAVQVRVDSLGEATRFGQIVALMESASLQKPRLAQLADRIARPFLIGVLLAAAGAAAWWWPTDPSHALMVAVAVLVVTCPCALSLATPVAMLTTAGTLARRGVLVRNLQALEALAAVDTLVFDKTGTLTRDGLALQDVQLPPEGHLTREAALALAALLARHSLHPVSRAIAGTAKGLDGVAADWTIGEVQEIAGAGLVATAQWAQEGACTLRLGSPVHTRVGQGGSGGQQAVLSLEHAGRVQELARFAFAEELRPQAQAVVQALQQAGVAVQLLSGDHDVAVQRIAARAGIEVAQGGCTPQDKLARLRALQDAGHLVAMVGDGLNDGPVLAGAHASFAFGRAVPLAQSKSDFVVMGDNLDAVAQTLLLSRRTLRIVRQNLAWAAGYNALGVPLAIAGLMPPWLAGLGMALSSLLVVANAARLARDAGGAAATPDPIAPHAAPTPLEMA; encoded by the coding sequence ATGTCATTTTCCGCATCCGAGCCGTCGCGTGCCTTCGGAGCCGGCGCCGTGGCCGATGCGCCGGTGCCTGTGTCCGCGTCGGCCCTGCTCGATGATCCGCAGGAGTGGTCGTCCTTCGGCCGCCAGCAGGCAGCGCCCGCCGATGCACCGCCCGAGGAGGCGACGTGGGAGTCGCACGTGGTGCTCTCCGGCATGCACTGCGCGGCCTGCGCTTTAACCATCGAGGAGGCGCTGCGCCGCGTGCCGGGCGTGCGCGAGGCGGACGTGAGCGCCGCGACCTGCCGCGCGCGCGTGGTGTGGGATGCGCAGCAGGTGCGGCCCTCGGGCTGGGTGGCGGCCGTGCAGCGCGCCGGCTACCGGGCGCTTCCAGCCATGGACGCCTTCGCGCGCGAGCACCGCCAGCGCGAGCACCGGCGCGCGCTGTGGCGCTGGCTGGTGGCGGGCTTTTGCATGATGCAGGTCATGATGTACGCGTGGCCCGCCTACCGCGCCATGCCGGGCGACCTGACGCTGGAGATGGAGCAGCTGCTGCGCTGGGCTTCGTGGGTCATCAGCCTGCCGGTGGTGCTGTTTGCCTGCGGGCCGTTCTTCTCAAGCGCCCTGCGCGACATTCGCCAGCGCCGCGTCAGCATGGATCTGCCGGTGGCCGCCGGCATGCTGATCACCTTCGTCGTCAGCATGCTGGGCACCTTCGATCCGACGGGGCCGTTCGGGCGCGAGGTCTATTACGACTCGCTGACCATGTTCGTGTTCTTCCTGCTCACCGGCCGCTGGCTGGAGCTGCGCCTGCGCGACCGCACCGCCGGCGCGCTGGAAGCCGTGATGAACCGGCTGCCCGACAGCGTCGAGCGCCAGCGCGCGGACGGCAGCTTCGAGCGCGTGGCCACGCGGCGCCTGAAAGTGGGCGACGTGGTGCGCGTGCTGCCGGGCGAGGCCTTCCCGGCCGATGGCTGCATCGTGGCTGGCAGCACGCAGGCCGACGAGGCGCTGCTGACGGGCGAATCGACGCCCGTGGCCAAGCCGCAGGGCGCCAGCGTCACCGCCGGCAGCTACAACCTGCGCGCCGCCGTGCAGGTGCGCGTGGACAGCCTGGGCGAAGCCACGCGCTTCGGCCAGATCGTGGCGCTGATGGAGAGCGCTTCGCTGCAAAAGCCGCGCCTGGCGCAGCTGGCCGACCGCATCGCCCGGCCGTTTTTGATCGGGGTGCTGCTGGCTGCCGCCGGCGCCGCCGCCTGGTGGTGGCCCACCGATCCCAGCCATGCGCTGATGGTCGCCGTGGCGGTGCTGGTCGTGACCTGCCCGTGCGCGCTGTCGCTGGCCACTCCCGTGGCCATGCTGACCACCGCCGGCACGCTGGCGCGCCGCGGCGTGCTGGTGCGCAACCTGCAGGCGCTGGAGGCTCTGGCGGCTGTCGATACGCTGGTCTTCGACAAGACCGGCACGCTGACGCGCGACGGCCTGGCGTTGCAGGACGTACAACTGCCGCCGGAGGGCCACCTGACGCGCGAGGCGGCGCTGGCGCTGGCGGCGCTGCTGGCGCGGCATTCGCTGCACCCGGTCTCACGCGCCATCGCAGGCACGGCCAAGGGGCTGGACGGCGTGGCCGCTGATTGGACCATCGGCGAGGTGCAGGAGATCGCTGGCGCCGGCCTGGTGGCGACGGCGCAGTGGGCGCAGGAGGGCGCGTGCACGCTGCGCCTGGGCTCGCCAGTGCACACGCGCGTGGGGCAGGGCGGCAGCGGCGGCCAGCAGGCGGTGCTGTCGCTGGAGCACGCCGGTCGCGTGCAGGAACTGGCGCGCTTTGCCTTCGCCGAGGAGCTGCGTCCACAGGCTCAGGCCGTGGTGCAGGCCCTGCAGCAGGCTGGCGTGGCGGTGCAATTGCTGTCGGGCGACCACGACGTCGCCGTGCAGCGCATAGCAGCGCGCGCCGGCATCGAAGTGGCACAGGGCGGCTGCACGCCGCAGGACAAGCTGGCGCGCCTGCGCGCGCTGCAGGATGCCGGCCACCTGGTGGCCATGGTGGGCGATGGCCTGAACGACGGGCCGGTGCTGGCCGGCGCCCATGCCTCGTTCGCGTTTGGCCGGGCCGTTCCGCTGGCGCAGTCAAAGTCTGACTTCGTGGTTATGGGCGACAATCTCGACGCGGTCGCGCAAACGCTGCTGCTGTCGCGCCGCACCCTGCGCATCGTGCGCCAGAACCTGGCGTGGGCGGCCGGCTACAACGCCCTGGGCGTGCCGCTGGCGATCGCCGGGCTCATGCCGCCCTGGCTGGCCGGCCTGGGCATGGCGCTCAGTTCACTGCTGGTGGTGGCCAATGCCGCCCGCCTGGCACGCGATGCCGGTGGCGCGGCCGCAACACCCGACCCTATCGCGCCGCACGCGGCGCCCACCCCGCTGGAGATGGCCTGA
- the ccoS gene encoding cbb3-type cytochrome oxidase assembly protein CcoS, with protein MDILYLLIPLSVVLVLFVLAGLWWAVYRGQFENVDQEGERILRDG; from the coding sequence ATGGACATTCTTTACCTGCTGATCCCTCTGTCCGTGGTGCTGGTGCTGTTCGTGCTGGCCGGCCTGTGGTGGGCGGTCTACCGGGGACAATTCGAAAACGTCGATCAAGAGGGGGAGCGCATTCTGCGCGATGGTTGA
- the ccoN gene encoding cytochrome-c oxidase, cbb3-type subunit I: MESAQQTKIAHYDDTVVRQFTIMSVVWGVVGMLVGVFIAAQLTWPELNLGIPWLSYGRLRPLHTNAVIFAFGGCGLFATSYWVVQRTCQTRLFLPKLASFTFWGWQAVIVAAVITLPLGYTSSKEYAELEWPIDILIAAVWVSYAIVFFGTIGIRKVRHIYVANWFFGAFIIAVALLHIVNSAAIPAGFMKSYSAYAGVQDAMVQWWYGHNAVGFYLTTGFLGMMYYFIPKQAGRPVYSYRLSIVHFWALIFTYMWAGPHHLHYTALPDWTQSVGMVFSLILLAPSWGGMINGIMTLSGAWHKLRDDPILRFLIVSLSFYGMSTFEGPMMSIKTVNALSHYTDWTVGHVHAGALGWVGLITMGSLYYLVPRLFGKEKMHSIKAIELHFWLATIGIVLYIAAMWIAGVMQGLMWRAVNADGTLTYTFVESVKATYPFYAIRFAGGVLYLTGMCIMAWNVWVTAISGRSVKLPIPAVNAAHA, translated from the coding sequence ATGGAATCTGCACAACAAACAAAAATAGCGCACTACGACGACACCGTCGTGCGCCAGTTCACGATCATGTCGGTCGTGTGGGGGGTGGTCGGCATGCTGGTCGGGGTGTTCATCGCCGCCCAGTTGACCTGGCCTGAACTGAACCTCGGCATTCCCTGGCTCAGCTACGGGCGCCTGCGCCCGCTGCACACCAATGCGGTGATCTTCGCCTTCGGCGGTTGCGGTCTGTTTGCCACCAGTTACTGGGTGGTGCAGCGTACCTGCCAGACGCGCCTGTTCCTGCCCAAGCTCGCCAGCTTCACCTTCTGGGGCTGGCAGGCGGTCATCGTCGCCGCGGTCATCACGCTGCCGCTGGGCTACACGTCGAGCAAGGAATACGCCGAACTCGAGTGGCCCATCGACATCCTGATCGCTGCCGTGTGGGTCAGCTATGCCATCGTGTTCTTCGGCACCATCGGCATCCGCAAGGTGCGCCACATCTACGTGGCCAACTGGTTCTTCGGCGCCTTCATCATCGCCGTGGCCCTGCTGCACATCGTCAACAGCGCCGCCATTCCGGCTGGCTTCATGAAGAGCTACTCGGCCTACGCCGGCGTGCAGGACGCCATGGTGCAGTGGTGGTACGGCCATAACGCCGTGGGCTTTTATCTCACCACCGGTTTCCTCGGGATGATGTACTACTTCATCCCCAAGCAGGCCGGCCGCCCGGTGTACAGCTATCGCCTGTCGATCGTGCACTTCTGGGCGCTGATCTTTACCTACATGTGGGCCGGCCCGCACCACCTGCACTACACCGCGCTGCCCGACTGGACGCAGTCCGTGGGCATGGTGTTCTCGCTGATCCTGCTGGCACCGTCCTGGGGCGGGATGATCAACGGCATCATGACCCTGTCGGGTGCCTGGCACAAACTGCGCGACGACCCCATCCTGCGTTTCCTGATCGTGTCCCTGTCGTTCTACGGCATGTCCACGTTCGAGGGTCCGATGATGTCCATCAAGACCGTCAACGCCCTGAGCCACTACACCGACTGGACGGTGGGCCACGTGCACGCCGGCGCCCTGGGCTGGGTGGGCCTGATCACCATGGGCTCGCTCTACTACCTGGTGCCGCGCCTGTTTGGCAAGGAAAAGATGCACTCCATCAAGGCCATCGAGCTGCACTTCTGGCTGGCCACCATCGGCATCGTGCTGTACATCGCCGCGATGTGGATTGCCGGCGTGATGCAGGGTCTGATGTGGCGCGCCGTGAACGCCGACGGCACGCTGACCTACACCTTCGTCGAGAGCGTGAAGGCCACCTACCCGTTCTACGCCATCCGCTTCGCCGGCGGCGTGCTGTACCTGACGGGCATGTGCATCATGGCCTGGAACGTCTGGGTCACGGCGATTTCCGGCCGCTCGGTCAAGCTGCCCATCCCCGCAGTCAACGCTGCGCACGCCTGA
- a CDS encoding universal stress protein, whose protein sequence is MYQRILIATDGSELSEKAVHSGLELARLSGASVVALKVVPRYPRSYFEGGAAVDPAEIKRVETHWGEAALALVNDIKTRAKTDGVNAKAVVVKSDLIAEAIIAAAKKHECDLIVMASHGRKGLKRMLLGSETQHVLTHSHIPVLVLR, encoded by the coding sequence ATGTACCAACGCATCCTGATCGCCACCGACGGATCGGAGCTGTCCGAAAAGGCCGTGCACAGCGGGCTTGAGCTGGCACGCCTGTCGGGCGCGTCCGTGGTCGCGCTGAAGGTGGTGCCGCGCTACCCGCGCAGTTATTTCGAGGGCGGCGCCGCCGTGGACCCGGCCGAGATCAAGCGTGTCGAGACCCACTGGGGCGAGGCGGCGCTGGCGCTGGTGAATGACATCAAGACCCGCGCCAAGACCGATGGCGTGAACGCCAAGGCAGTCGTCGTCAAGTCCGACCTGATCGCCGAGGCCATCATCGCCGCCGCGAAGAAGCACGAGTGCGACCTGATCGTCATGGCCTCGCACGGCCGCAAGGGCCTCAAGCGCATGTTGCTGGGCAGCGAGACGCAGCACGTGCTGACGCACTCGCACATCCCGGTGCTGGTGCTGCGCTGA
- a CDS encoding cbb3-type cytochrome oxidase subunit 3 — translation MDITTMRIVATLASLACFLGIWFWAWRRSNQSRFDEAAQLPFAED, via the coding sequence ATGGACATCACCACCATGCGCATCGTGGCCACGCTGGCCTCGCTGGCATGCTTTCTGGGCATCTGGTTCTGGGCCTGGCGGCGCAGCAACCAGAGCCGCTTCGATGAGGCGGCGCAGCTGCCCTTCGCCGAGGACTGA